A region of Nostoc sp. 'Peltigera membranacea cyanobiont' N6 DNA encodes the following proteins:
- the thiC gene encoding phosphomethylpyrimidine synthase: protein MRTEWVAKRRGQVNVSQMHYARQGVITEEMHYVAQRENLPTDLIRDEVARGRMIIPANINHTNLEPMAIGIASKCKVNANIGASPNSSNLQEEVDKLNLAVKYGADTVMDLSTGGGNLDEIRTAIIKASPVPIGTVPVYQALESVHGTIENLTADDFLHIIEKHAQQGVDYQTIHAGILIEHLPLVRNRITGIVSRGGGILARWMLHHHKQNPLYTHFQDIIEIFKKYDVSFSLGDSLRPGCTHDASDEAQLAELKTLGQLTRKAWEDDVQVMVEGPGHVPMDQIEFNVRKQMEECSEAPFYVLGPLVTDIAPGYDHITSAIGAAMAGWYGTAMLCYVTPKEHLGLPNAEDVRNGLIAYKIAAHAADIARHRPGARDRDDELSKARYNFDWNRQFELSLDPERAKEYHDETLPADIYKTAEFCSMCGPKFCPMQTKVDADALTELEKFLAKEPVSQS from the coding sequence ATGCGGACAGAATGGGTTGCTAAACGGCGTGGGCAGGTTAATGTATCGCAAATGCACTACGCCCGCCAAGGTGTCATCACTGAAGAAATGCACTACGTCGCCCAACGAGAAAATCTCCCTACCGATCTCATTCGTGACGAAGTGGCGCGGGGGCGGATGATTATCCCTGCTAATATTAATCACACTAATTTAGAGCCGATGGCTATTGGCATCGCCTCTAAATGTAAAGTCAATGCTAATATTGGCGCTTCCCCCAACTCTTCTAACCTTCAAGAAGAAGTTGATAAGCTGAATCTGGCGGTGAAGTACGGTGCTGATACCGTGATGGATTTGTCCACGGGCGGCGGTAATTTGGATGAAATTCGTACCGCTATCATCAAGGCTTCACCTGTTCCCATTGGTACAGTACCTGTTTACCAAGCTTTAGAAAGCGTCCACGGCACAATTGAGAATCTGACTGCTGATGATTTTCTCCATATCATCGAAAAACACGCCCAGCAAGGGGTAGATTATCAAACTATCCACGCTGGGATTTTGATTGAACATTTGCCTTTGGTGAGAAACCGGATCACCGGTATTGTCTCTCGCGGTGGCGGTATTTTGGCGCGGTGGATGCTGCATCACCACAAACAAAACCCACTTTATACCCACTTCCAAGATATTATTGAGATTTTCAAAAAGTACGATGTCTCCTTCAGTTTAGGAGATTCTCTACGTCCTGGTTGTACCCATGATGCCTCAGATGAAGCACAATTAGCTGAATTGAAAACTCTGGGACAACTAACTCGCAAAGCCTGGGAAGATGATGTCCAGGTAATGGTGGAAGGACCGGGACACGTGCCAATGGATCAAATTGAGTTCAATGTTCGTAAGCAGATGGAAGAGTGTTCTGAAGCACCTTTCTATGTTTTGGGGCCATTGGTGACAGACATTGCTCCTGGTTATGACCATATCACTTCAGCTATTGGAGCAGCTATGGCTGGATGGTACGGTACTGCAATGCTGTGCTATGTAACACCCAAAGAACATTTGGGTCTACCAAATGCCGAAGATGTACGGAATGGGTTGATTGCCTATAAAATAGCGGCTCATGCGGCTGATATTGCTAGACATCGCCCCGGTGCAAGGGATAGAGATGATGAACTTTCTAAGGCGCGTTACAATTTCGATTGGAACCGTCAGTTTGAATTATCACTCGATCCAGAAAGAGCTAAGGAATATCACGATGAAACTTTACCAGCAGATATCTATAAAACTGCTGAGTTTTGTTCGATGTGTGGGCCTAAGTTCTGCCCAATGCAAACTAAGGTTGATGCTGATGCGCTGACAGAATTAGAGAAATTCTTGGCGAAAGAGCCTGTGAGTCAAAGCTAA
- a CDS encoding chloramphenicol phosphotransferase CPT family protein, translated as MTRGCKQCRDVALLRLYNKRMGEAVVEQTQKPGQIVILNGTPRSGKSSIVEAIQETFDGVWMNLGVDRFMQMTPARYLPGIGLRPGGERQDIEPLVPILYSAMYESIAAHSRLGLNVVVDVGHHDAYATERGILSDSARRLNGLPVLFVGVRCPIEIIMERRQNTGWKVVSAADSPVPPPILLWQREVHIPGIYDLEVDTSLLSPGACAEVIRQHLVNSPVPSAFQRLAALSHK; from the coding sequence TTGACGCGGGGATGCAAACAATGTAGAGACGTAGCACTGCTACGTCTCTACAATAAGAGGATGGGAGAAGCAGTTGTGGAACAGACACAAAAGCCAGGACAGATTGTAATCCTGAATGGTACTCCGCGATCGGGGAAGTCGAGCATTGTGGAAGCGATTCAGGAGACATTTGATGGTGTATGGATGAACTTGGGTGTCGATAGGTTTATGCAAATGACTCCTGCAAGATACCTGCCTGGGATCGGTCTGCGGCCAGGGGGAGAACGCCAGGACATCGAACCCCTCGTTCCCATTCTCTACAGCGCTATGTATGAATCCATTGCCGCCCACAGCCGCTTAGGACTAAATGTCGTGGTTGATGTCGGACACCATGATGCATACGCAACGGAGCGGGGAATTCTGAGCGATAGTGCCCGACGTTTAAACGGATTGCCGGTCTTGTTCGTAGGCGTTCGCTGCCCCATTGAGATAATTATGGAAAGACGACAAAATACGGGGTGGAAAGTAGTAAGTGCAGCCGACTCCCCGGTGCCACCTCCGATTCTGTTATGGCAGCGTGAAGTCCACATCCCTGGCATCTATGACCTTGAAGTTGATACCTCGTTATTAAGTCCGGGTGCGTGTGCTGAGGTGATACGCCAGCATCTCGTAAATAGTCCAGTACCATCGGCATTCCAACGACTTGCCGCATTGTCTCACAAATAA
- a CDS encoding S8 family serine peptidase, translating into MVQVRYGGQNGKQYELAISDEHVVVRTESRSTIVGARPFEVAPVSPTARSILNQFELTTRFRQAGVEILQAKVPNQGVALRDRAREILNQESEVQFAGRVLIDPASSQPVIYTENLFVKFDNEEESSVCQEVLRRYNLTIKRQLEYARNTYFVNAPANTGIAIFDIAERLLNEESVELCHPELVRESRQRQVFPQQWHLKQTTINGKVINAHANVEAAWKLSDGTGAIIAIIDDGVDLDHEEFRSSGKIVAPRDVTRKSDNPRPGNDNNHGTACAGVACGNGKFGASGVAPGAKLMPIRLASSLGSQDEADAFIWAAQNGADVISCSWGPADGVWFEPDDPLHKQKVPLPDSTRLAMDFAINKGRNGKGCVILFAAGNGNESVDNDGYASYQKVIAVAACNDFGTRSAYSDFGQAVWCAFPSNNGDSSQTPGIWTTDRAGVVGYNSGNRNLGDAGGNYTSEFGGTSSACPGAAGVAALIIARNPNLRWDEVRDIIKRSCDRIDRAGGKYDANGRSPFYGYGRMNALKAVELAKPAQTSPITIFKAVQDIPINDLQTSTLSLAIANTTLLKSIKVNVDIEHTYIGDLVVTLLPPVQIGVLPIILHDRQGGATDNIKTTYDEVNTPKLAAFKGKNPQGTWTLEVADKANADTGKIRSLTIEIGF; encoded by the coding sequence ATGGTTCAGGTTCGCTATGGTGGACAAAACGGTAAACAGTATGAACTTGCGATCAGTGACGAACACGTTGTAGTGCGTACCGAAAGCCGCAGTACTATTGTCGGTGCAAGACCGTTTGAAGTCGCGCCTGTGTCACCCACGGCTCGTAGCATCCTCAATCAATTCGAGTTAACAACCCGGTTTCGGCAAGCGGGTGTAGAAATTCTGCAAGCGAAAGTTCCGAATCAAGGTGTGGCTCTGCGCGATCGCGCCCGTGAAATTCTCAATCAAGAGTCTGAAGTCCAATTTGCCGGACGTGTCCTCATCGATCCAGCGTCCAGTCAACCGGTAATTTACACCGAAAACCTCTTTGTTAAATTCGATAACGAAGAAGAATCAAGCGTCTGCCAAGAGGTATTAAGACGTTACAACTTAACAATTAAACGCCAACTTGAATATGCACGAAATACTTACTTTGTCAACGCACCTGCAAATACTGGTATAGCCATCTTTGACATTGCCGAGCGACTTTTGAATGAAGAATCAGTTGAACTGTGTCATCCTGAACTAGTGCGTGAATCACGCCAACGTCAGGTTTTCCCACAACAGTGGCACTTAAAGCAAACAACAATTAATGGTAAGGTAATTAACGCCCATGCCAACGTTGAGGCCGCTTGGAAGTTGAGCGATGGCACAGGGGCAATTATTGCAATTATCGACGACGGTGTGGATCTCGATCATGAAGAGTTCCGTTCCTCTGGAAAGATTGTTGCCCCGCGTGATGTCACACGTAAAAGTGACAATCCCAGACCCGGAAACGACAATAACCACGGGACAGCTTGTGCCGGAGTAGCTTGTGGAAACGGGAAATTTGGTGCATCTGGTGTAGCACCGGGTGCAAAACTGATGCCGATTCGTTTAGCTTCATCGTTGGGTTCACAGGATGAAGCAGATGCTTTTATTTGGGCGGCTCAAAATGGTGCTGATGTTATTTCTTGTAGCTGGGGCCCAGCAGATGGTGTTTGGTTTGAGCCAGACGATCCTCTACACAAGCAAAAAGTCCCTCTGCCTGACTCTACAAGACTGGCTATGGACTTTGCAATTAATAAAGGGCGCAACGGCAAGGGATGTGTAATTTTATTCGCGGCTGGTAATGGTAACGAAAGCGTGGATAACGATGGTTACGCTAGTTACCAAAAGGTGATTGCTGTCGCAGCTTGTAACGACTTCGGCACGAGAAGCGCTTACAGCGACTTTGGTCAAGCGGTGTGGTGTGCCTTTCCCAGTAACAATGGTGATAGTTCTCAAACCCCTGGAATTTGGACAACCGATCGCGCTGGTGTAGTTGGCTATAATTCGGGTAATCGGAATCTGGGTGATGCGGGAGGTAACTACACAAGCGAATTCGGCGGAACTTCCAGTGCTTGTCCCGGTGCGGCTGGGGTAGCAGCCTTGATTATTGCCAGAAACCCAAATCTGCGTTGGGATGAAGTACGAGATATTATAAAACGCTCCTGCGATCGCATCGATCGAGCTGGAGGTAAATATGATGCCAATGGTCGCAGCCCTTTCTATGGTTACGGTCGAATGAATGCTCTTAAAGCTGTAGAATTGGCCAAGCCGGCGCAAACATCGCCCATTACTATATTCAAGGCAGTGCAAGATATCCCCATTAACGACTTGCAAACATCAACATTGTCGTTGGCGATCGCTAATACCACCCTCCTGAAATCCATCAAAGTTAATGTAGACATTGAGCATACCTATATTGGGGATCTTGTAGTTACTCTTCTTCCCCCAGTACAAATAGGTGTACTTCCCATCATTCTGCACGATCGCCAAGGCGGAGCTACAGATAATATTAAAACAACTTATGACGAGGTAAACACCCCAAAACTTGCTGCCTTTAAAGGTAAAAATCCCCAAGGAACCTGGACTCTTGAAGTTGCAGATAAAGCTAACGCAGATACAGGAAAGATTCGCAGCTTGACCATTGAAATTGGATTTTAA
- a CDS encoding DUF6745 domain-containing protein: protein MSNGRVPNKQVLQRPKQSHEPVSAEYARKLILEHHAWDGMRVLGHLDLSGAFDLYNLPENLTCESLDISDCVNLTTLPKGLHVTSWIELAGSGINSVSAGHGFVWRWRGVQVTDKIAFESQSLTGQDILNVENVELRRVLIERLGYETFLQQVGGLIRDRDRDAGGERQLVYIPFEDDEPFMVLKVTCPSTGHIHILRVPPHMQTCHQAAAWIAGFNNPDDYNPAIEA from the coding sequence ATGTCGAATGGACGCGTGCCGAATAAACAAGTTTTGCAGCGCCCAAAGCAAAGTCACGAGCCTGTATCAGCTGAATATGCTCGAAAACTTATCCTTGAGCATCACGCCTGGGATGGAATGCGTGTTTTAGGTCATCTGGATTTAAGCGGTGCGTTCGATCTTTACAATCTCCCTGAAAATCTCACCTGTGAAAGTCTTGATATCAGCGACTGTGTAAACCTCACAACTCTTCCCAAAGGACTCCACGTTACCTCTTGGATTGAGTTGGCTGGAAGTGGGATTAACAGTGTATCTGCTGGGCATGGTTTTGTCTGGCGCTGGCGAGGCGTGCAGGTGACAGATAAGATTGCCTTTGAATCCCAGTCTCTAACAGGACAAGATATCCTCAATGTGGAAAATGTTGAGTTGCGGCGCGTGCTGATTGAACGCCTGGGATACGAGACATTTTTGCAGCAAGTGGGAGGATTGATCCGCGATCGCGATCGTGACGCTGGTGGAGAACGTCAACTAGTCTACATTCCTTTTGAAGATGACGAGCCGTTTATGGTTTTGAAAGTCACCTGTCCATCCACAGGACATATTCATATCTTGCGCGTCCCCCCTCACATGCAGACTTGCCATCAAGCAGCCGCTTGGATTGCAGGTTTTAATAATCCAGATGATTATAACCCTGCGATCGAGGCTTAA
- a CDS encoding translation initiation factor IF-2 N-terminal domain-containing protein, with protein MNNGKLRVYELAKELDLDSKKLLVICEKLKIAVKSHTSVIPESDAERIRVAISKLTAKSSKTKTTSEDWGYTFIASAIDSFIRHLEGEAALKSYSDFRERRDRANELMYECVGKKPCLFYVRRKGAGKEAREEIWDLTIATDSDDSPLPARLDKLRKTLGFRAAVQKDGRDGLKILSAQLLQPSRGHADSYAIPCRLRLLANHQHHLDIPQATLKRIAAAPVCGENVPTEDQLKAWKAFLQIEEKIAKARQFCVRYVSHNYNFKRRISFEIDVSSATLDGFYQNSLDVENFWERARRTKNEDLKLFETAPVGKNWISGRQLGTVEEVDINRGIISLRLERDLAEFMATERYKLPDKGFLCFEAVGDIQQIQRKKKALDDLNNGYTQNPYLGNFLFDASQARQIKTTVELQPQDLLLSSANPGQKAAVEKVLAAKDLVLIQGPPGTGKTTVIAEICYQIALRGGRTLIASQANLAVDNALSRLVHNPVIRAVRKGRAEKVGEEGQPFLEDQVIGRWLENTATDCENNIIQRLENIQIFSQLLLSAQRFTLYFQAEEEFNQQQTKFNKNKLKIETNFKNQEQSYNENVEKYNNVESLVTGLGNILNTVPNINWEAPEVTDFLPLLKPYTEGNSLVEEFLGNVRKTIKYTDELGLVRPALGAFGLAAWLRETVATGISEFKTALTHAEEASQAILEVAASVEVVKQNFALLNQVQPDYQKYLAKLQNLQQTIQIWENRQREIDYIISAVKEWKSTAHSHLYQTLKDCQQSGLPLTENLVDLPLGLLMFANTLKLPIVPKIYKINLPEWELLTKAIAYEVDGGFTDRRGKQHNFSYFLQENFSQIPMVLSKSDRTQWQETYQQFSNYQLLNPKQRKLLVENTQVFLIRMQRTYGASWEWNNIDSTLTRITQELLDTILGNARQCVLKVKTETDQQLQYLQRQLNELQKNEISQQQISITQAEVEKAQQDANLQLGRVINLLQELNQQNIPAQLRTLIEKYLATQSNIWENPQEFSNQVNYWTTSISQLETLISSLEPFAVLEIIRNSLHEHLSKLKEETKTTLQQLQKLQISLREIEEKLQPQPSDSLIEERNWWLTEWQRIPDKFKPENSAGDLFNIELLRGINIQFEFWQKELEKDEIYLKKYQTFVQDWIGKLRQPTEGDRDDLRRIYLDNANVVGITCVQAASRGFSEEFKSFDVVIIDEVSKCTPPELLIPALKGKKLVMVGDHRQLPPMLDTSTVEEVAQTMGNTRDELQFLEESLFKSQFESADESIKQMLTTQYRMHPFIMGAINQFYDGKLESGILEPDTKRAHHLASEIIQESQHLIWVKTPIENQFLEQRNGTSYFNTLEVDAIERLCQQFENTWAEKVANGEPKKEIAVITFYGAQLRKIDERLQSELFPSLEIRTGTVDRFQGMERPVVIVSMVRNNTKGDVGFAKKPERVNVAFSRAQELLIIVGCHNLFTHQSGKVGSMYSEVSNIVNLHKGFVDISGLFC; from the coding sequence ATGAACAACGGCAAACTCAGAGTCTACGAACTAGCAAAAGAATTAGATTTAGATAGCAAGAAGCTATTAGTAATTTGTGAAAAACTTAAAATTGCAGTAAAAAGCCATACCAGTGTAATTCCAGAATCCGATGCAGAACGTATTCGTGTAGCGATAAGTAAACTAACAGCAAAATCCTCGAAAACTAAAACAACCTCTGAAGATTGGGGCTATACGTTTATAGCTTCAGCAATTGATAGTTTCATCCGCCATCTTGAAGGTGAGGCTGCTCTGAAATCATATTCCGATTTTAGGGAGCGCCGCGATCGCGCCAATGAGTTAATGTATGAATGTGTTGGTAAAAAGCCTTGTCTGTTTTATGTGCGTCGCAAGGGTGCGGGAAAAGAGGCAAGAGAGGAAATCTGGGATTTGACAATAGCAACAGACTCCGATGATTCTCCATTACCCGCAAGACTTGACAAGCTCAGAAAAACATTAGGATTTAGAGCAGCTGTACAAAAAGATGGCCGCGACGGCTTAAAAATACTTTCGGCTCAGTTATTACAACCATCACGGGGACACGCCGACAGCTATGCTATACCTTGTCGCTTGCGTTTACTGGCTAATCATCAGCATCATCTCGATATTCCGCAGGCGACATTAAAACGTATCGCCGCCGCACCAGTTTGTGGCGAAAATGTGCCTACAGAAGATCAGCTGAAAGCTTGGAAAGCGTTTTTGCAAATTGAAGAAAAAATTGCTAAAGCGCGTCAATTTTGCGTGCGTTATGTAAGTCATAACTATAACTTCAAAAGGCGGATTAGTTTTGAAATTGATGTATCTTCAGCCACCCTTGACGGTTTTTATCAAAATTCCCTCGATGTCGAGAATTTTTGGGAACGAGCAAGACGTACAAAAAACGAAGATTTAAAACTTTTTGAAACTGCTCCTGTCGGCAAAAATTGGATTAGCGGTCGTCAATTAGGCACTGTTGAAGAAGTTGATATCAACCGTGGTATTATCAGCCTCAGACTAGAACGCGACTTAGCTGAATTTATGGCAACAGAGCGTTATAAATTACCAGATAAAGGATTTTTGTGTTTCGAGGCAGTTGGTGATATTCAGCAAATTCAGCGTAAGAAAAAAGCGTTAGATGATTTGAATAATGGTTACACCCAAAATCCCTATTTGGGTAACTTTTTATTCGATGCTTCTCAGGCTAGACAAATCAAAACCACTGTTGAACTTCAACCACAAGATTTATTATTGTCTTCTGCTAATCCCGGTCAAAAAGCAGCAGTAGAAAAGGTACTTGCCGCTAAGGATCTTGTTCTCATTCAAGGGCCGCCAGGTACCGGTAAAACTACCGTAATTGCTGAGATTTGCTATCAAATAGCCCTTCGAGGTGGACGTACCTTAATCGCTTCTCAAGCGAATTTAGCAGTAGATAACGCCCTGAGTAGATTAGTTCATAACCCAGTAATTCGGGCTGTACGCAAGGGTAGAGCCGAAAAAGTTGGTGAAGAAGGACAGCCATTTTTAGAAGACCAAGTGATTGGCAGATGGCTAGAAAATACAGCAACTGACTGCGAAAATAATATTATACAACGGCTCGAAAATATCCAAATCTTTAGTCAATTACTATTATCAGCGCAAAGATTCACACTATACTTTCAAGCCGAGGAAGAATTCAATCAGCAGCAAACAAAATTCAATAAAAATAAGTTAAAGATAGAAACTAATTTTAAAAACCAAGAACAATCTTACAACGAAAATGTAGAAAAATACAACAACGTTGAATCTCTAGTTACAGGTTTAGGAAATATACTAAATACTGTACCAAATATTAACTGGGAAGCTCCAGAAGTTACAGATTTCTTGCCACTTCTAAAGCCATACACAGAAGGTAATAGTTTAGTAGAAGAATTCTTAGGAAATGTTCGTAAAACTATAAAATATACTGATGAACTTGGTCTGGTGCGTCCGGCGCTTGGTGCTTTTGGTTTAGCAGCTTGGTTACGTGAAACTGTAGCAACAGGAATCTCTGAATTTAAAACTGCTTTGACTCATGCTGAAGAGGCGAGTCAAGCCATCTTAGAAGTTGCAGCATCAGTGGAAGTTGTCAAACAGAATTTTGCATTATTAAATCAGGTACAACCAGATTATCAGAAATATCTTGCCAAACTGCAAAATCTACAGCAAACAATCCAAATTTGGGAAAACCGCCAACGGGAAATTGATTATATTATCTCAGCCGTAAAAGAATGGAAATCTACAGCACATTCTCATCTGTATCAAACTTTAAAAGATTGTCAGCAATCAGGTTTACCACTAACAGAAAATTTAGTGGACTTACCGCTAGGTTTGTTGATGTTTGCTAATACATTAAAGTTGCCAATAGTACCAAAAATTTACAAAATTAACCTCCCAGAATGGGAGCTATTGACAAAAGCGATCGCTTATGAAGTAGACGGAGGTTTCACTGACAGACGGGGTAAACAACATAATTTTAGCTATTTTTTACAAGAAAATTTTAGTCAGATTCCAATGGTGCTATCAAAGAGCGATCGCACCCAATGGCAAGAAACCTATCAACAGTTTAGCAATTATCAGCTACTCAATCCCAAACAGCGAAAATTACTAGTTGAAAATACCCAAGTTTTCTTAATTAGAATGCAACGAACTTATGGTGCATCATGGGAATGGAATAACATCGATTCTACTCTTACCCGCATTACCCAAGAATTATTAGATACTATTCTTGGAAATGCACGTCAATGCGTTTTAAAAGTCAAAACCGAAACCGATCAACAGCTACAATATCTACAACGACAATTAAATGAACTTCAAAAAAATGAAATTAGCCAACAGCAAATATCCATTACTCAAGCTGAGGTAGAAAAAGCACAACAAGACGCTAATCTGCAACTTGGCAGAGTTATTAATCTCTTGCAAGAACTTAATCAACAAAATATACCTGCTCAATTACGCACTTTAATTGAGAAATATCTAGCAACCCAATCAAATATTTGGGAAAATCCACAAGAATTTTCAAATCAAGTGAATTATTGGACAACTTCTATTAGTCAGCTTGAAACCTTAATTTCATCCTTGGAACCTTTTGCTGTATTGGAGATAATTAGAAATTCTCTACACGAGCATTTATCAAAGCTAAAAGAGGAAACTAAAACTACTCTACAACAGCTTCAAAAATTACAAATTAGCTTGCGTGAAATAGAAGAAAAGTTACAACCACAGCCATCAGATAGTTTAATAGAAGAAAGAAACTGGTGGTTGACAGAATGGCAAAGAATCCCAGATAAATTTAAACCAGAGAATTCTGCTGGTGACTTGTTTAATATAGAGTTATTACGCGGCATCAATATTCAGTTTGAATTTTGGCAGAAGGAACTCGAAAAAGACGAAATTTATCTCAAAAAATATCAGACTTTTGTGCAAGATTGGATTGGAAAATTAAGACAGCCAACAGAAGGCGATCGCGACGATTTAAGGCGCATATATTTAGATAATGCTAACGTCGTCGGTATAACATGCGTTCAAGCTGCAAGTAGAGGTTTTTCGGAAGAATTTAAATCCTTTGATGTTGTCATTATTGATGAGGTTAGTAAGTGTACTCCACCAGAGTTATTAATCCCAGCTTTGAAAGGCAAAAAGTTAGTCATGGTAGGCGATCATCGACAATTACCACCCATGCTTGATACTAGCACTGTAGAAGAAGTTGCTCAGACAATGGGCAATACACGAGACGAATTACAATTTTTAGAAGAATCGCTATTTAAAAGTCAGTTTGAATCGGCTGATGAAAGCATTAAACAAATGCTGACTACACAATATCGAATGCATCCATTTATTATGGGAGCAATCAATCAATTTTATGATGGTAAACTAGAATCTGGAATTTTGGAGCCGGACACAAAACGCGCACATCATTTAGCAAGCGAAATTATCCAAGAATCTCAGCATCTTATTTGGGTAAAAACGCCTATTGAAAATCAGTTTTTAGAGCAACGAAATGGAACTTCTTACTTTAATACTCTAGAAGTTGATGCGATTGAACGTCTGTGTCAGCAGTTTGAGAACACTTGGGCTGAGAAAGTTGCCAATGGTGAACCAAAAAAAGAAATCGCTGTAATTACATTTTATGGCGCTCAATTAAGAAAAATTGATGAACGTCTGCAATCTGAACTTTTCCCTTCGCTAGAAATTCGTACTGGTACTGTAGACCGATTTCAAGGAATGGAACGACCCGTTGTAATTGTGAGTATGGTTCGCAACAATACTAAAGGAGATGTGGGATTTGCTAAGAAACCAGAACGGGTAAATGTTGCATTTTCTCGCGCTCAAGAACTCCTGATAATTGTGGGTTGTCATAATTTATTTACCCATCAATCAGGTAAAGTCGGAAGTATGTATTCTGAAGTTTCAAATATTGTGAATCTTCATAAAGGTTTTGTTGATATTTCTGGCCTATTTTGCTAA
- a CDS encoding histone deacetylase family protein, with protein MDLPIIYHPDYIAPLPEGHRFPMSKFRQLYELLLTDGVANQEQFHTPERPPLELIELVHTPSYVQAYCEGTLDPKAQRRIGLPWSPALANRTCVAVGGTILTAKLALSQGLACNTAGGTHHAFPNYGSGFCIFNDLAIACRVLQKFGLVQKILIVDLDVHQGDGTAFIFQDDDSVFTFSMHCEVNFPGTKQNSDLDVPLPVGMEDDAYLQTLANYLADLLSKVKPDLVFYDAGVDPHIGDRLGKLALTDAGIFRREMQVLSTCMSSGYPVACVIGGGYADDMKSLVWRHSLLHRAASEVYQQYKL; from the coding sequence ATGGACTTGCCAATTATTTACCACCCAGATTATATTGCTCCCTTACCTGAAGGACATCGCTTTCCGATGTCTAAGTTCCGACAACTCTATGAATTGCTGTTAACTGATGGTGTAGCGAATCAAGAACAATTTCACACCCCCGAACGTCCGCCATTAGAATTGATAGAGTTAGTCCACACCCCAAGCTACGTTCAAGCTTATTGTGAAGGAACCCTAGACCCCAAAGCACAGCGCCGCATTGGTTTACCTTGGAGTCCAGCATTAGCAAATCGGACTTGTGTAGCGGTAGGTGGTACGATACTCACTGCGAAACTGGCACTAAGTCAAGGTTTAGCTTGTAATACGGCTGGTGGAACTCATCATGCCTTTCCCAATTATGGTTCTGGTTTTTGTATTTTCAACGATTTAGCGATCGCTTGTCGCGTTTTACAAAAATTCGGACTTGTCCAAAAAATCCTAATTGTCGATTTGGATGTCCATCAAGGAGATGGCACAGCTTTTATCTTCCAAGACGACGACAGCGTTTTTACTTTCTCCATGCACTGCGAAGTCAATTTCCCTGGTACAAAACAAAACAGCGATTTGGATGTTCCTTTACCGGTGGGAATGGAGGATGACGCTTATTTACAAACCTTGGCGAATTACTTAGCAGATTTATTGTCTAAAGTCAAGCCAGATTTAGTATTTTATGATGCAGGTGTTGATCCTCATATAGGCGATCGCTTGGGTAAATTAGCCTTAACCGATGCTGGCATTTTTCGCCGTGAAATGCAGGTTTTAAGTACCTGTATGAGTAGCGGTTATCCCGTCGCCTGCGTAATTGGCGGCGGTTATGCTGATGATATGAAATCTTTAGTTTGGCGACATTCCTTACTGCATCGCGCCGCCAGTGAAGTCTACCAGCAGTACAAACTTTGA